A portion of the Thermoflexus sp. genome contains these proteins:
- the atpA gene encoding F0F1 ATP synthase subunit alpha — protein sequence MADRTDAWQELIASLQQRIEAYTPEVEVAEIGEVIEAGDGIARCSGLRNVMASELVEFENGVMGIAFNLERDNVGVIILGDFSGIRQGMKVRGTGRIASVPVGQALLGRVVDPLGRPLDGKGPIVTDRYRPIERIAPGVTKRQDVDTPVQTGIKAIDAMIPIGRGQRELIIGDRQTGKTAIAVDTIINQKGKGMVCIYVAIGQKRAQVARLVATLERYGAMDYTIVVAATASDPAALQYIAPYAGCAMGEEVMENGVIVDGQLVNDALIVYDDLTKHAWAYRQVSLLLRRPPGREAYPGDIFYLHSRLLERAARLANKYIIVPKDAPEDTKEGVDGKVYTGPLGYKEAMKALEARPDKENLKILKVRGSGGSLTALPIVETQLGDVSAYIPTNVISITDGQIYLETDLFNAGIRPAINVGISVSRVGGAAQTKAMKQVAGRLRLEMAQFRELAAFVQFGSDLDKTTLAIIERGKRLTEVLKQPQYEPMPLEEQVMVIFAGTNGYLDPIPVEKVRQWEKEFLRFMATNYPEVGRDIAERKEITKETEEKLRRAIEEFNRGWLAG from the coding sequence ATGGCTGATCGAACAGACGCCTGGCAGGAGTTGATCGCTTCGCTGCAGCAACGAATCGAGGCCTATACCCCTGAAGTGGAGGTCGCCGAAATCGGCGAGGTGATCGAAGCCGGGGATGGGATCGCCCGGTGTTCGGGCCTCCGCAACGTGATGGCCAGCGAGCTGGTGGAATTCGAGAACGGGGTGATGGGGATCGCCTTCAACCTGGAGCGGGACAATGTCGGTGTGATCATCCTGGGGGATTTCAGCGGGATCCGTCAGGGGATGAAGGTCCGCGGAACCGGCCGGATCGCCTCCGTGCCGGTGGGCCAGGCGCTGCTGGGCCGTGTGGTCGATCCCCTGGGGCGCCCGCTGGATGGCAAGGGGCCGATTGTGACGGATCGTTACCGGCCGATCGAGCGGATCGCTCCGGGGGTGACTAAGCGCCAGGATGTGGATACGCCGGTCCAGACGGGCATCAAGGCGATCGATGCCATGATCCCCATCGGCCGTGGCCAGCGAGAGCTGATCATTGGGGACCGCCAGACCGGGAAGACGGCTATCGCGGTGGATACGATTATCAACCAGAAAGGGAAGGGGATGGTTTGCATTTACGTGGCGATCGGCCAGAAGCGGGCCCAGGTCGCCCGTCTGGTGGCCACCCTGGAGCGCTACGGCGCGATGGATTACACCATTGTGGTGGCCGCTACTGCCTCCGACCCTGCGGCGCTGCAATATATTGCGCCCTATGCAGGTTGTGCGATGGGTGAGGAGGTGATGGAGAACGGGGTGATCGTGGATGGGCAGCTGGTCAATGATGCGCTCATTGTCTACGATGATCTCACTAAGCATGCCTGGGCCTATCGCCAGGTCTCTTTGCTGCTCCGGCGTCCGCCGGGCCGGGAGGCTTATCCCGGCGATATCTTCTACCTTCACTCCCGCCTGCTGGAGCGCGCAGCCCGTCTGGCGAACAAATACATCATTGTCCCCAAGGATGCGCCAGAGGACACCAAAGAGGGAGTCGATGGGAAGGTGTATACCGGCCCCCTGGGTTACAAAGAGGCCATGAAAGCTCTGGAGGCGCGCCCGGATAAAGAAAACCTGAAGATCCTGAAGGTCAGGGGATCGGGCGGAAGCCTCACGGCGCTGCCGATCGTGGAGACGCAACTGGGGGATGTCTCGGCCTACATCCCGACCAACGTGATCTCCATTACGGACGGCCAGATCTATCTGGAGACCGATCTCTTCAATGCGGGCATTCGCCCGGCGATTAACGTGGGGATCTCCGTCTCCCGGGTGGGGGGCGCCGCCCAGACGAAGGCCATGAAGCAGGTGGCTGGGCGGCTGCGCCTGGAGATGGCCCAGTTCCGGGAGCTGGCTGCCTTCGTGCAGTTCGGGTCGGATCTCGATAAGACCACCCTGGCCATCATCGAGCGGGGCAAGCGGCTGACAGAGGTTCTGAAGCAGCCTCAGTATGAGCCGATGCCTCTGGAAGAGCAGGTGATGGTGATTTTCGCCGGGACCAACGGATATCTGGATCCGATCCCGGTGGAGAAAGTGCGTCAGTGGGAGAAGGAGTTCCTGCGCTTCATGGCCACGAACTACCCCGAGGTCGGTCGGGATATCGCCGAGCGGAAGGAGATCACAAAGGAGACAGAAGAAAAGCTGCGCCGGGCGATTGAGGAGTTCAACCGCGGCTGGCTGGCGGGATGA
- a CDS encoding ABC transporter ATP-binding protein, which translates to MIRFDRVSKRFHMHRQRPRSFHELFVESWRLWRRQPAETFWALRDVSFEVQPGETVGLIGPNGAGKSTVLKLAARVLEPTSGRVEVRGRVAALLELGVGFHPELTGRENVFLSGAFLGIPRREMARRLDAIVAFAELEDYIDVPVKHYSSGMYVRLAFAVSVYLDAEILLVDEVLAVGDAAFQQKCLEHLFALQRSGVTILLVSHDLNAVQRLCHRVLWFDHGRVRMEGAPAGVVQAYLDHVHRRDERSLAMPNQQAAIPRWGSGRLQIERVYLTDSTGMERYQFETGETVHIHLRYRALERIERPVFGLAIHRHDGVHICGPNTAFSGLEIPWVDGEGELIYTIPSLPLLEGTYLVSVSATDEREVEIFDYHDRAYMFRVVRGRHPERYGLMAMNGRWAHEPLSVPHAALSC; encoded by the coding sequence ATGATTCGTTTCGATCGGGTTTCGAAGCGCTTTCATATGCACCGCCAGCGCCCTCGTTCTTTCCATGAGCTCTTTGTTGAAAGCTGGAGGCTCTGGCGGCGTCAGCCTGCTGAGACCTTCTGGGCCTTGCGGGATGTTTCCTTCGAAGTTCAGCCTGGGGAAACCGTGGGCCTCATCGGGCCGAACGGAGCGGGCAAGAGCACGGTCCTCAAGCTGGCCGCCCGCGTTCTGGAGCCGACCTCAGGCCGGGTGGAGGTCCGGGGTCGTGTGGCGGCTCTGCTTGAACTGGGGGTGGGCTTCCATCCCGAGCTGACCGGGCGGGAGAACGTCTTTTTGAGCGGGGCTTTCCTAGGCATTCCCCGTCGCGAGATGGCCCGCCGTCTGGATGCCATTGTGGCCTTCGCCGAGCTGGAGGATTACATCGATGTCCCGGTGAAGCACTACTCATCTGGGATGTATGTTCGCCTGGCCTTTGCGGTCTCGGTGTATCTGGATGCGGAGATCCTGCTGGTGGATGAGGTGCTGGCTGTTGGCGATGCGGCGTTCCAGCAGAAGTGTCTGGAGCATTTGTTCGCCCTCCAGCGTTCGGGAGTGACGATCCTTCTGGTTTCCCACGATCTGAACGCGGTTCAACGTCTTTGCCATCGCGTGTTATGGTTCGATCACGGCCGGGTTCGGATGGAAGGGGCACCTGCAGGGGTTGTGCAGGCCTATCTGGATCATGTGCACCGCCGGGATGAGCGGTCCCTGGCCATGCCGAATCAGCAAGCCGCCATCCCTCGCTGGGGAAGCGGTCGTCTGCAGATTGAGCGCGTTTATCTCACGGATTCGACCGGGATGGAACGCTATCAGTTTGAAACCGGTGAAACGGTGCACATCCATCTGCGTTATCGAGCCTTAGAACGGATCGAGAGGCCAGTTTTCGGTCTGGCGATTCACCGCCACGATGGGGTTCACATCTGTGGTCCCAATACGGCGTTCTCCGGCCTGGAGATCCCCTGGGTGGATGGAGAGGGAGAGCTCATCTACACGATTCCCTCCCTTCCTCTTCTGGAAGGGACTTATCTGGTCTCCGTATCCGCGACGGATGAGCGGGAGGTGGAGATCTTCGATTACCACGATCGCGCTTACATGTTCCGGGTGGTTCGCGGGCGGCATCCGGAGCGTTACGGGCTGATGGCCATGAACGGGCGATGGGCTCACGAACCGCTATCGGTTCCCCATGCGGCGCTCTCCTGTTGA
- a CDS encoding Uma2 family endonuclease, translating into MHVLRPLEVHSDYPYLLRLYGVSEAEFDALVGEDLKAEYIDGVVIVHSPASFSHEDRQAFLLTLLRLYVEAHGIGRVVGSNALFQAGSRQFSPDIMVISSGTPIVQKKVMGPPLLAVEILSESTRDYDLGEKRIAYREAGVREIWWVDEEARVVMVERQGDSYRTERVSEGWVTSEAVPGFRIRAEWLWREPLPSVVECWDVIRQTESGG; encoded by the coding sequence ATGCATGTTCTTCGTCCTCTGGAGGTGCATAGCGATTATCCTTATCTTCTCCGCCTGTATGGAGTGAGCGAGGCGGAGTTTGATGCGCTGGTGGGCGAAGATCTCAAAGCCGAATACATCGATGGGGTGGTGATTGTGCATTCCCCGGCCAGTTTCTCTCATGAGGATCGCCAGGCCTTTCTGCTGACCCTGCTACGCCTTTATGTGGAAGCCCATGGGATCGGCCGTGTGGTGGGGAGCAATGCTCTGTTCCAGGCCGGCTCTCGCCAGTTTTCACCGGACATCATGGTGATCTCGTCCGGAACCCCTATTGTGCAGAAAAAAGTAATGGGGCCTCCTCTCCTGGCGGTGGAGATCCTTTCCGAGTCCACCCGGGATTATGATCTGGGGGAGAAGCGTATAGCGTATCGGGAGGCGGGGGTCCGGGAGATCTGGTGGGTGGATGAGGAAGCGCGGGTGGTGATGGTGGAGCGGCAGGGCGACTCTTATCGGACAGAGCGAGTATCCGAAGGTTGGGTAACATCGGAGGCTGTGCCGGGGTTCCGGATCCGGGCGGAGTGGTTGTGGCGGGAGCCTCTTCCTTCCGTTGTCGAATGCTGGGATGTGATCCGACAGACCGAGTCGGGAGGTTAA
- the sucC gene encoding ADP-forming succinate--CoA ligase subunit beta, which yields MKLHEFQSKQLFARYGIPIPRGKVATSPEEARAIAKELGKPVVVKAQVLVGGRGKAGGIRLARTPEEAEQVAEQILSMTLKGLPVRRVLVDEAAEIQAELYLGLTIDRARRRVAAMASSAGGVDIEEVARTAPEKIVRVLIEPELGLREYQARALAAGIGLDRSLWPSFTQIALGLYRCFEDNDATLAEINPLAIVPGPALLALDGKVIIDDNALFRHPDLAAMRDEDEETPSEREARKYGISYVQLDGNIGCMVNGAGLAMATMDIIQLYGGRPANFLDIGGGASAERVAAAMRLILSDSNVKAVLINIFGGITRCDEVARGMLAAFEMVRPRVPVVVRLVGTNEEEGRAILREARGVTLHTATTLVEAAQLAVRLAGDGERRE from the coding sequence ATGAAGCTCCACGAGTTCCAATCCAAGCAGCTCTTCGCGCGGTATGGGATCCCCATCCCACGGGGGAAAGTGGCGACCAGCCCGGAGGAGGCCCGCGCCATCGCGAAGGAGCTGGGCAAACCCGTGGTGGTGAAGGCCCAGGTCTTGGTGGGCGGGCGGGGGAAGGCAGGCGGGATCCGCCTGGCCCGCACCCCGGAGGAGGCTGAGCAGGTCGCTGAGCAGATCCTCAGTATGACGCTGAAGGGCCTGCCGGTGCGCCGGGTCCTCGTGGATGAGGCCGCCGAGATCCAGGCGGAGCTGTATCTGGGTCTGACCATCGACCGGGCCCGGCGCCGGGTGGCGGCTATGGCTTCTTCTGCCGGTGGGGTGGATATCGAGGAGGTAGCCCGAACGGCGCCGGAGAAAATCGTCCGGGTGCTGATCGAGCCGGAGCTCGGCTTGCGGGAGTATCAGGCCCGGGCTCTCGCGGCGGGGATCGGTCTGGATCGCTCCCTGTGGCCTTCTTTCACCCAGATTGCCCTCGGCCTGTATCGCTGCTTTGAAGACAACGATGCCACCCTGGCGGAGATCAACCCGCTGGCCATAGTCCCCGGTCCGGCCTTGCTGGCCCTGGACGGCAAGGTGATCATCGATGACAACGCGCTGTTCCGTCATCCCGATCTGGCAGCGATGCGGGATGAAGATGAGGAGACCCCGAGCGAACGGGAGGCTCGCAAATACGGCATCAGCTATGTGCAGCTGGATGGAAACATCGGGTGCATGGTCAACGGGGCCGGCCTGGCCATGGCCACGATGGATATCATCCAGCTTTATGGGGGCCGCCCGGCCAACTTCTTGGACATCGGGGGCGGAGCGAGCGCGGAGCGGGTGGCCGCGGCCATGCGCCTGATCCTCTCCGATTCCAACGTGAAGGCGGTGCTGATCAACATTTTCGGCGGCATCACCCGTTGCGATGAGGTGGCTCGGGGAATGCTGGCTGCCTTTGAGATGGTCCGCCCTCGGGTGCCGGTGGTGGTTCGACTGGTGGGGACTAATGAGGAAGAAGGGCGGGCCATCCTTCGGGAAGCTCGGGGGGTGACGCTTCACACGGCGACCACGCTGGTGGAAGCCGCTCAGCTCGCTGTGCGCCTGGCGGGGGATGGAGAACGCCGGGAGTAA
- a CDS encoding nucleotidyltransferase family protein yields MPKTAADLTPEEIEAYREAWRRRWAEEEARRAQRQERAWGIARAAARLLRERFGARRVRVFGSLSTPWFHEGSDIDLAVEGIPPERLSEAEAALAELAPDFRVDLVPIEEIQDAPRLLRRIEEEGVDL; encoded by the coding sequence ATGCCGAAAACTGCGGCGGATCTCACTCCGGAGGAGATCGAGGCCTATCGGGAGGCCTGGCGGCGGCGCTGGGCGGAGGAGGAAGCCCGGCGGGCGCAGCGTCAGGAGCGGGCCTGGGGGATAGCCCGTGCGGCCGCCCGGTTGCTGAGGGAACGCTTCGGCGCCCGCCGGGTGCGGGTCTTCGGATCGCTGTCCACCCCATGGTTCCATGAGGGTTCGGATATCGATCTGGCGGTGGAGGGCATCCCGCCCGAGCGCCTGAGCGAAGCGGAGGCGGCCCTGGCGGAGCTGGCCCCCGATTTCCGTGTGGACTTGGTTCCCATCGAGGAGATCCAGGACGCGCCCCGGCTGCTTCGCCGGATCGAAGAGGAGGGGGTGGATCTGTGA
- a CDS encoding M42 family metallopeptidase: MDELAMLLKTLTEAHGVPGYETEIREVMRGLLEDLGEVEQDNIGSLICRQGENGPRVMLAAHMDEIGFMVKHITPEGFIRFTPLGGWFDQVLLGQRVVIKTYKGDVIGVIGAKPPHLLPPDERKKVVEKKDMYIDIGATSAKEVEEAGVRVGDPIVPLAPFQVLASGRTYLAKAFDDRVGCAVLVEVLRRLAREGHPNTVYGVATVQEEVGLRGAATSVEKVNPEVALILESDIAGDVPGIKPEESPVKLGGGPTIVVYDARMIPNLRLRDLAVETAQSMGIPVQFSVIEGGATDGGVIHLHKGGVPTLVIGVPARHIHSHGAIVHRDDIERAIALVTALVQRLDAETVARLRP; this comes from the coding sequence ATGGATGAACTTGCCATGCTCCTCAAAACTCTGACGGAAGCTCACGGCGTTCCCGGCTATGAGACCGAAATTCGAGAGGTGATGCGTGGGCTTCTGGAGGACCTGGGGGAGGTGGAACAGGACAATATCGGCAGTTTGATCTGTCGGCAGGGGGAGAACGGGCCCCGGGTGATGCTTGCTGCGCACATGGATGAAATCGGTTTCATGGTCAAGCACATCACCCCCGAAGGCTTCATTCGTTTTACCCCCCTGGGAGGCTGGTTCGACCAGGTTCTTCTGGGCCAGCGCGTGGTCATTAAAACCTACAAGGGAGATGTGATCGGGGTGATCGGCGCCAAGCCGCCTCACCTGCTTCCTCCGGACGAGCGAAAGAAAGTCGTTGAGAAGAAGGATATGTATATCGATATCGGCGCGACCTCCGCAAAAGAAGTGGAAGAGGCGGGCGTGCGGGTGGGCGATCCCATCGTCCCCCTCGCGCCTTTCCAGGTGCTGGCCAGCGGCCGGACCTATCTGGCGAAAGCGTTCGATGATCGGGTGGGCTGTGCTGTGCTGGTGGAGGTCCTGCGACGTCTGGCCCGGGAGGGCCACCCCAATACGGTGTATGGGGTGGCGACCGTTCAGGAAGAGGTCGGCCTGCGGGGGGCGGCTACCAGTGTTGAGAAAGTCAACCCGGAGGTCGCGCTGATCCTGGAATCGGATATTGCGGGGGATGTGCCCGGGATCAAGCCGGAGGAATCGCCGGTGAAGCTCGGGGGAGGGCCCACGATCGTTGTCTATGATGCCCGGATGATCCCGAACCTCCGGTTGCGAGATCTCGCCGTGGAGACCGCTCAATCCATGGGGATCCCTGTTCAGTTCTCGGTGATCGAGGGCGGAGCTACCGACGGCGGGGTGATCCACCTTCATAAAGGTGGGGTTCCGACCCTGGTGATCGGCGTCCCGGCACGACACATCCACAGCCATGGCGCTATTGTCCATCGGGATGACATCGAGCGGGCTATCGCGCTGGTGACCGCCCTGGTGCAGCGCCTGGACGCGGAGACGGTTGCCCGTCTGAGGCCGTGA
- the sucD gene encoding succinate--CoA ligase subunit alpha — MSILINRNTRVVVQGITGREGQFHTQQMREYGTQVVAGVTPGKGGQWVLGIPVFDTVKEAVEATGANCSVIFVPARSAPDAILEAADAGIPLIVCITEGIPVQDMIRVRAYLDRKGVRLVGPNGPGLITPGECKVGIIPGHITRPGPVGIVSRSGTLTYEVIAALSQRGIGQSTCVGIGGDPIPGTNFVEILAMFEEDPQTEHVVLIGEIGGAEEERAADFIATRMSKPVTAFIAGRTAPPGKRMGHAGAIIEGGTGSATEKIAKLESVGIPVARHPEEIAEIVAARLGVRA; from the coding sequence ATGAGCATTCTGATCAACCGGAACACCCGCGTGGTCGTGCAGGGGATCACCGGTCGGGAAGGCCAGTTTCATACCCAGCAAATGCGAGAATACGGCACCCAGGTAGTGGCCGGCGTTACTCCGGGCAAGGGCGGGCAGTGGGTTCTGGGGATTCCGGTTTTCGATACCGTGAAGGAGGCTGTGGAAGCCACGGGAGCCAATTGCTCAGTGATCTTTGTCCCCGCTCGCTCCGCCCCCGATGCCATTCTGGAGGCCGCCGATGCGGGCATCCCCTTGATCGTTTGTATCACAGAGGGTATCCCGGTGCAGGACATGATCCGGGTCCGCGCTTACTTAGACCGCAAGGGAGTGCGTCTGGTCGGGCCCAACGGGCCGGGCCTTATCACTCCCGGGGAATGCAAGGTGGGGATCATTCCCGGGCACATCACTCGACCCGGGCCGGTTGGGATCGTCTCCCGATCCGGGACCCTGACCTATGAGGTGATCGCTGCCCTGAGCCAGCGCGGGATCGGCCAGAGCACCTGTGTGGGGATTGGAGGGGATCCCATCCCCGGGACCAACTTCGTGGAGATCCTGGCGATGTTTGAGGAGGATCCGCAGACAGAGCACGTGGTGTTGATTGGAGAGATCGGTGGCGCGGAAGAGGAACGGGCGGCGGATTTCATCGCCACCCGCATGAGCAAGCCGGTGACCGCCTTCATCGCCGGGCGGACGGCGCCACCGGGCAAGCGGATGGGCCACGCCGGTGCGATCATCGAAGGGGGAACGGGTTCTGCGACGGAGAAGATTGCCAAACTGGAGAGCGTGGGCATCCCAGTCGCCCGTCACCCGGAGGAGATCGCGGAGATCGTCGCTGCCCGTCTGGGAGTGCGGGCATAA
- a CDS encoding HEPN domain-containing protein, translated as MNRWRDWWKQAQADLRHAQESLRLEDYEWACFAAHQAPEKALQALYLKRNQIAWGHSVRLLLEQIGEAIPEDLLQAARILDKYYIGPRYPNAHPAGAPFELYTRREALEAIRFAEEILDYVRSDMEG; from the coding sequence ATGAACCGCTGGCGGGATTGGTGGAAGCAGGCCCAGGCGGATTTGCGCCACGCTCAGGAAAGCTTGCGGCTGGAAGATTACGAATGGGCATGCTTCGCCGCCCATCAGGCGCCGGAAAAAGCCCTCCAGGCCCTTTATCTGAAGCGGAATCAAATCGCCTGGGGCCATTCCGTCCGGCTGCTGCTGGAACAGATCGGCGAAGCGATCCCAGAGGATCTCCTGCAAGCCGCCCGTATTCTCGACAAGTATTATATCGGCCCCCGTTATCCCAATGCCCATCCTGCTGGCGCTCCCTTCGAGCTTTACACCCGTCGGGAGGCCCTCGAGGCCATCCGGTTCGCAGAGGAGATTTTGGATTATGTCCGTTCGGATATGGAAGGTTGA
- the atpG gene encoding ATP synthase F1 subunit gamma — protein sequence MPTLRELRRRIRTVRSISQITRAMEAVSASKMRRAQEMTLASRPYSQKAWEVLVHLAHQAEASALLHPLLEVRPVHRVLLILITADRGLCGAYNDNVIRLAFRFAAVSRAPVSFLTVGRKGRDAVARVRGALVADFSPMPRWPRFTDVRPIARVAMEEFLKGSVDEIYIAYTDFINTMVQRPRVRRLLPLRFAQGHEPAVPEAVERLDTRAVANKTFIYEPDPAQLLDVILPRFVELQVYHAVLESLASEHSARMVAMRNATENAENLIYTLTLSYNKARQQSITSEMLDIAGGAEAMRQAARAQIQARLRVGASR from the coding sequence GTGCCCACTCTTCGGGAATTGCGACGCCGTATTCGAACCGTTCGAAGTATCTCTCAGATTACCCGCGCTATGGAGGCAGTCTCCGCTTCCAAAATGCGGCGGGCTCAGGAGATGACCCTCGCATCCCGCCCTTATTCCCAGAAAGCCTGGGAGGTCCTGGTCCATCTCGCCCATCAGGCGGAAGCCAGCGCGTTGCTTCATCCCCTGCTGGAAGTGCGCCCTGTGCACCGGGTTTTGCTGATCCTGATTACCGCCGATCGAGGTCTGTGCGGCGCTTACAATGATAATGTCATCCGCCTGGCTTTCCGGTTCGCCGCCGTCAGCCGGGCCCCTGTCTCCTTTCTTACTGTAGGACGAAAGGGAAGGGATGCGGTGGCCCGGGTGCGCGGGGCGCTGGTGGCGGATTTCTCGCCGATGCCTCGCTGGCCTCGTTTTACCGATGTGCGCCCGATCGCCCGGGTGGCCATGGAGGAGTTTCTGAAAGGGAGCGTGGATGAGATCTACATCGCTTACACGGATTTCATTAACACGATGGTCCAGCGCCCCCGGGTCCGGCGGCTGCTGCCGCTTCGCTTCGCCCAGGGCCATGAGCCGGCGGTTCCAGAGGCCGTCGAGCGGCTGGACACCCGGGCGGTGGCGAACAAAACGTTTATTTACGAACCGGACCCGGCGCAATTGCTGGATGTGATTCTGCCGCGCTTCGTGGAGCTTCAGGTCTATCACGCGGTTCTGGAGAGCCTGGCCAGCGAGCATTCAGCCCGCATGGTGGCCATGCGCAATGCGACGGAGAACGCGGAGAATCTGATTTATACGCTGACCCTGAGCTACAACAAGGCCCGCCAGCAATCGATCACCAGTGAGATGCTGGATATCGCCGGCGGGGCGGAGGCCATGCGCCAGGCCGCCCGGGCGCAGATCCAGGCGCGCCTGCGCGTCGGAGCCAGCCGTTAA
- a CDS encoding nucleotidyltransferase domain-containing protein has protein sequence MSVRIWKVDRERVWAGLRRWLQEVIEPASEVREVWLFGSYARGEEGPGSDIDLLVIVREAPEPFFERAMRYTPLRSGLPLEIFVYTEEEARDLSQQPGSVVWVAMREGRRIWERSGLPREDS, from the coding sequence ATGTCCGTTCGGATATGGAAGGTTGATCGAGAACGAGTGTGGGCGGGCCTGCGGCGATGGCTTCAGGAGGTGATCGAGCCGGCTTCAGAGGTGCGGGAGGTGTGGCTCTTCGGCTCCTATGCTCGCGGCGAGGAGGGGCCCGGAAGCGATATCGACTTGCTGGTGATCGTGCGGGAGGCCCCCGAGCCCTTCTTTGAGCGAGCCATGCGATATACACCTCTTCGCAGCGGACTGCCTCTGGAGATATTTGTTTACACAGAAGAGGAGGCCCGGGATCTATCCCAACAGCCTGGATCTGTGGTCTGGGTCGCGATGCGTGAAGGCCGGAGGATCTGGGAACGTTCGGGCCTTCCACGGGAGGATTCCTGA
- a CDS encoding Uma2 family endonuclease, with product MAAVPEARVQVEIEPFHPYLLRLYGISEAEFDALGNEDLKAEYVDGVMIVHSPASVSHEWRVAFLLTLLNLYVSEQGRGIVLGGNALFRVGSRRFAPDIMVVGDTTRVTSKEIEGPPDLVMEVLSESTRDYDLGEKRAAYREAGVREIWWVDEKARVVMVERQGDSYRTERVSEGWVMSEAVPGFRIRAEWLWHESAPPVIRCWEAIRGA from the coding sequence ATGGCGGCTGTTCCGGAGGCACGGGTTCAGGTGGAAATTGAGCCCTTTCATCCTTATCTGCTTCGCCTGTATGGGATCAGCGAAGCCGAATTTGATGCGCTGGGCAATGAGGATCTTAAAGCCGAATACGTGGACGGGGTGATGATTGTGCATTCGCCAGCTTCCGTAAGTCACGAATGGCGGGTAGCTTTTCTGCTCACATTGTTGAACCTCTATGTAAGCGAGCAGGGTAGGGGGATCGTCCTCGGCGGTAACGCCCTGTTCCGCGTCGGCTCCCGTCGGTTCGCGCCGGATATCATGGTGGTGGGAGACACGACGAGGGTCACTTCAAAAGAAATCGAGGGCCCCCCAGACCTCGTGATGGAGGTCCTATCGGAATCCACGCGGGATTACGATCTGGGGGAGAAGCGGGCCGCGTATCGGGAGGCGGGGGTCCGGGAGATCTGGTGGGTGGATGAGAAAGCGCGGGTGGTGATGGTGGAGCGGCAGGGCGACTCTTATCGGACGGAGCGGGTGTCCGAAGGCTGGGTGATGTCGGAGGCCGTGCCGGGGTTTCGGATCCGGGCGGAGTGGTTGTGGCATGAGTCTGCTCCTCCGGTTATCCGATGCTGGGAAGCGATACGCGGGGCGTGA